In Acidianus brierleyi, one genomic interval encodes:
- a CDS encoding DUF1854 domain-containing protein translates to MVLEKYIKKLNIVENLKVIKFNTEDNTVDISVNNIVYNRMKIIKPFPISYPNFVMFTNGKIIFTIKNYDKELEDIISKIYFIPKIRRIVSLDTSGDEFVWKIETNYGETEIRTRGRTSIMRIENRVIIIDTSDVVYEIEDFNKIDKKSKKLIENII, encoded by the coding sequence ATGGTACTAGAGAAATATATAAAGAAACTCAATATAGTTGAAAACTTAAAGGTAATTAAGTTCAATACCGAAGATAACACTGTCGACATATCAGTAAATAACATAGTGTACAATAGGATGAAGATAATTAAACCATTTCCTATATCTTATCCTAATTTTGTCATGTTTACTAATGGTAAAATAATTTTTACGATAAAGAACTATGATAAAGAATTAGAAGATATAATTTCAAAAATCTATTTTATTCCTAAAATTCGAAGAATAGTATCATTAGATACAAGTGGAGACGAGTTTGTGTGGAAAATAGAAACTAATTATGGAGAAACTGAAATAAGGACAAGAGGTAGAACCTCTATAATGAGAATAGAAAATAGAGTAATTATCATAGATACTTCAGACGTAGTCTATGAAATAGAAGATTTCAATAAAATAGATAAAAAAAGTAAAAAACTTATTGAAAACATAATTTAA
- a CDS encoding PQQ-binding-like beta-propeller repeat protein gives MRKTYFLVIPVLIILTISSVFFMHNLAMSIITGSQETEISTTYTQYNGTYFPYKLEVTYYPGNATTSNLGLPSSWTVTNYNQGHNAVVKTISEEIASGVAWQIPLLNYVGGVAIPLSTPPSQLPWAQQMGVKGALVMETQMAGEPLGVTLADNLLFATEDSLPGSIAAINPLTGNMVWYATGLAGQAMNNPIVWNGVVYVSVGGVCFTFSQFVHYELHQYNDIVRARNGAVYAFNATNGQLIWMRFTMGEAMPAPAIYDGILAYTTGGGCFVGLNATTGQVIWMDRFPGLMGNMASVNYYVMPNGTPLFLAGFTYVAPPYGYIIAVNGFNGDEVWNATMPSPFVGANTGLGDVAPAVDQNAGLVIDNDIANFSNGMIDMVTFALNATNGKPVWAVNLGRGPIPPAYKGGMPLIYGNVIYDGNPSLGTVNAISINGTILWKTKLPDLQTPPEYPGGPRGSPTYYHGLLWVAAGHNVYVLNPHNGKIMTMYYVGGRLGIMNPVIVGGTMYLSNSYGWVIAIPLSQIYPAWKS, from the coding sequence ATGAGGAAAACATATTTTCTCGTAATCCCGGTATTAATAATTTTAACTATATCTTCAGTATTTTTTATGCATAATCTAGCAATGAGCATAATTACTGGAAGTCAAGAAACTGAAATATCGACTACGTATACCCAGTACAATGGAACTTATTTTCCATATAAACTGGAAGTAACCTATTATCCTGGTAACGCAACAACTTCCAATCTAGGGCTTCCGTCAAGTTGGACAGTTACAAATTACAACCAAGGACATAATGCAGTAGTGAAAACAATATCTGAGGAAATTGCTTCAGGTGTTGCTTGGCAAATTCCATTGTTAAATTATGTTGGTGGAGTAGCTATACCGTTATCAACTCCTCCTAGTCAACTTCCTTGGGCCCAACAAATGGGAGTTAAGGGAGCTTTGGTAATGGAAACTCAGATGGCCGGTGAACCATTAGGTGTAACGTTAGCTGATAATTTGTTATTTGCTACTGAAGATAGCTTACCCGGAAGTATAGCAGCAATAAATCCATTAACGGGTAACATGGTATGGTACGCTACTGGTTTAGCAGGACAGGCCATGAATAATCCAATAGTATGGAATGGAGTAGTTTACGTATCTGTAGGAGGAGTATGTTTCACTTTCTCTCAATTTGTTCATTACGAATTACATCAATATAACGATATAGTAAGAGCAAGGAACGGAGCAGTTTATGCATTTAACGCTACTAATGGACAACTAATATGGATGAGATTCACTATGGGAGAAGCAATGCCGGCTCCTGCAATATATGACGGAATATTAGCCTACACTACTGGAGGAGGATGTTTTGTAGGCCTTAACGCAACTACTGGCCAAGTTATATGGATGGACAGATTCCCTGGCTTAATGGGCAATATGGCCAGTGTTAATTATTACGTAATGCCTAATGGTACACCGTTATTTCTCGCAGGATTCACTTACGTAGCTCCTCCTTACGGATATATAATAGCAGTCAATGGATTTAACGGAGACGAAGTTTGGAACGCCACTATGCCATCGCCTTTCGTAGGTGCAAACACCGGATTAGGAGACGTAGCTCCAGCAGTAGATCAAAATGCAGGACTAGTAATAGATAATGATATTGCTAATTTCTCTAATGGCATGATTGATATGGTAACGTTTGCATTAAATGCTACCAATGGTAAACCTGTATGGGCAGTTAATCTAGGTAGAGGACCTATTCCTCCAGCATATAAAGGTGGAATGCCATTAATATATGGAAACGTAATTTACGACGGAAACCCATCTTTAGGAACTGTAAATGCTATATCTATAAACGGCACAATATTATGGAAAACTAAACTTCCAGATTTGCAAACTCCGCCAGAATATCCAGGAGGTCCTAGAGGCAGTCCTACATACTATCATGGTCTATTATGGGTAGCTGCTGGGCATAACGTTTATGTTTTGAATCCTCATAACGGTAAAATAATGACAATGTATTATGTTGGAGGTAGGCTAGGAATAATGAATCCAGTTATTGTTGGCGGAACTATGTATTTATCAAATAGTTATGGATGGGTCATTGCAATACCTCTAAGTCAAATATACCCTGCATGGAAAAGTTAA
- a CDS encoding sulfurtransferase TusA family protein, with product MERITLNTDYSGLLNLEKSYKVYSLESIERKNWGYEGTLKITNEIKFQCVIKTGKDYVDILETSGKFSIHINFDNRNAEIHCNGISNFLTRTITSRISRLLSEYGKYFRSSRKRSVFLKDKGDTLVDLRGVYCPYGEVSIINILNGVKIGNSIEILSDCVAASKVFPKIAEELGFRYEIYDMGDYASYIFIRYRKTDINEPDLCKIKEGIRDYKYIASLFIYFNKIEKIEQYDEFCRDILDYDKEYLAVVSPRGRSWFLISYINKNILASRLEYEGVTFFDDCAFTVLDGLKGKFSVYRLIH from the coding sequence ATGGAAAGAATAACCTTAAACACTGATTATTCTGGGCTTTTAAATTTAGAAAAATCGTATAAGGTATATTCTCTAGAGAGCATTGAAAGGAAAAATTGGGGATATGAAGGAACCTTAAAAATTACAAATGAAATTAAGTTCCAATGTGTAATTAAGACTGGTAAAGATTATGTAGATATTTTAGAGACATCTGGAAAATTTTCCATACATATCAATTTTGATAATAGAAATGCAGAAATACATTGCAACGGAATTTCGAATTTTTTAACTAGGACAATTACTTCAAGAATTTCAAGGTTATTATCAGAGTATGGAAAATATTTTCGTAGCTCAAGGAAAAGATCAGTGTTCTTAAAAGATAAGGGAGACACTCTAGTCGATTTAAGAGGAGTATATTGCCCTTATGGAGAAGTCTCCATAATAAATATCTTGAATGGTGTCAAAATAGGAAATTCCATAGAAATTCTTTCTGATTGTGTAGCTGCAAGTAAGGTTTTTCCTAAAATAGCGGAAGAGTTAGGATTTAGATACGAAATATATGATATGGGAGATTATGCATCATATATTTTTATTAGATATAGAAAAACTGATATTAATGAACCAGATTTATGCAAAATTAAAGAAGGAATTAGAGATTATAAATACATAGCATCGCTTTTCATATATTTTAATAAAATTGAAAAAATAGAGCAATATGACGAGTTCTGTAGAGATATTTTAGATTACGATAAAGAATATTTAGCTGTAGTTTCACCTAGAGGGAGATCTTGGTTCTTAATATCTTATATTAACAAAAATATCTTAGCTTCAAGATTAGAATATGAAGGAGTTACATTCTTTGACGATTGTGCATTTACTGTTCTTGATGGTTTAAAAGGTAAATTCAGTGTATATAGACTAATTCACTAG